The sequence below is a genomic window from Daphnia pulicaria isolate SC F1-1A chromosome 6, SC_F0-13Bv2, whole genome shotgun sequence.
CTGGCAGAACGTTCGTTCCATTCACATCAAGACCACCATGGGAGTCCCTCAGCGCTTGTACTAGTTGTACCACGCATGTGATTGTTTGCTAATAAACGTGAACAATTCGCGAAAGAAACTTTTGTTGTTTAAATGTCTTTAAGATTAAAAAACAagataattattaattaaattcattataaaattaaaatataacgtttttattattgacaaaaactaaaactaataacaaaatttttaaatttatccatagaaattgaaactttttattttgtttttccttaaaTGATACACAATGATGTAATGAACCTTAAAGTTAATAAGAATCATGAAACAACTGGAATTGCAGAAAATGTTGAAGCgttgaaacatttattttcgcAAGTCCAAAACAAATACCTAAATATAGAACaatattaaaacaaatatCGAATAATTTAGAAAGACAAACACTTACACTTCCGTCGGAAGCACTTGCTCCAACTTTATCGCCCCGAGAATTCCAGCAAACTTCAAAAATGCCTCCAGTTCCTTTGTAGCTGTGTAACAGTTGCCCCGACTAAGAATAGTAGAATGAAGATGtagtttgtttttggtttcaatTTGGAAACTATTATGTACCTGAGTAGACCAGATGTGTACACATTTGTCAAAGCTACCAGATGCTAGGTATTTGCCATCGGGAGAAAATGCGACACTGTACACTGGTTCGGTGTGCTTGGTTAAAGTATGAATACACAACCCACGCTCGACGTCCCACAATCGAACGGTCGAGTCAAACGAAGCGCTAGCCAAAATCAGATTCATGTTTGGGTTGTTTGTTCCAGGGCCGGTAGGACTCCATTTTATGGTGTAGATTTCCTTGTTGTGTGcttgcaaatcatgaacacaagTGTCTTGTTTCATGGACCATATCTAGGAAAAGGATCGGacacatttgatttgatagTCTTTTGACAAGAATGAACTTGCACATTACCTTGAGCGTCATATCGTCAGAACAGGAAGCCAAAAGATTACCCTGAGGATCCCACTTAATAGCGTTTACTTCAttctagagagaaaaaaaaacacatttcttttttaatcattCACAAATTCGCAAGAGAAATTAGAATATTGTTACCGTATGTCCTTGGAAGGATTTGGTTGGCTTGTCACTGCCCAGCTTACAAACATGAATACACTGGTCAGTGGAGCATGAGGCAAAACTGACATTCGACTGCCAATCTACGTCGAGTGCTGGGGCGGAATGGAAAGCAAATtgctgcgtgcactggcccgtTGAGGCGTCCCAAATGATGGTCGTCTAATGAAAGAAATGCATTAATATCAAcagttttcgttttttaaaataaaaacttgggTCTACTTTGTCGACTCCAGCACTGAGGATATAGTTGCCCTTTTTGTTCCATTTTAGTGCGAAAATAGGTCCTTTATGCTGTCCCAGAGTGCTAGCTAATCTTCCATCAGTTGTCCAAATGCGAGCGTAACCATCGTAAGAGCCAGTTGCAAGAAGAGTTCCatcacactaaaaaaaaagaacactgTTATTACACAGCGAACTATTCGGCGCTTAAGGTATAAGAAAAAACGTACATTCCAGTCAAGTGAGGTGACATCTTTGTTGCTTGGAACTTCAGTTCCACCCTTCTGAATGCAATGCCTAAGAACAAGTTGAGTTGGTGAAGACGAGTTGTCATTCATGTTCCAAATTCTGGCAGTACTATCGCCAGAGCCGGAAGCCAATAAATCAGTCGTCGGGTTCCAAGCGCAGATGAAAACTTCAGATTCATGGCCACGAAGTACAGTTGATTTGCTGGCAGGTATCTCTACTCCTGTTTCCTCTTCCCGGCCTTCATTGGGGTTGGCTTATAAGAAATAGTTGAAGGGAAAATAAGTAAGCAGTTCAGGGGTTCAAGGAAAAGTATTGACTATCTTACGATAGGAATGCATGGGTTCATCTCCATTGGAATTTGGTGGTTCTGTCTTTACAACTTGTGGTTTCTGATTGTTCTGCATTTGCTGTTGACGACttgcaacaacatcaggcaTCACAGCATCAATGAGTGATAAGCTTTCCATGGGTCGTTCAGAACcatcctgaaaaacaaaaacataaaagagtaaaaatttTGTGGTAGATAAATTTTATCAGATTTAAATTGTCACACACATCTCCAACACTGATCTCAGCTTCTGTGTATTGTAAACCCTTCTGGATGATGGAGAGAAGGGCTGCTGGCGGTACCAAAGCTCCATTGATGTTGGATTGTGAAATGTGTGACTCTATGCCAAAGGTGTAAGCAGAATGCTGAAAACCTATTTGAAAGAAACGACGCAGTTGTTAAATGCACTTGTCGAAATACTGCATCCAGTAAAAACTCATCACAGTGACCATTCCCATGGACAGTCGACTTAAAACCCAAACGAAATGGTGATGCTCTTACCGGATTCTTGCAAATATCGGTAAACCAAGAAATTAACTTCATCACTtgaaaaactcattttttaaaacacaaaCATAGTAGAGAAAAGTTACTAAGTTATTTATCAAAGCGAttcttttttcgcttttttttgcAAGCTTGCAGGACTCGGCTTGAGGTTGCGCTAAAGAGCTTCTTCGAGAATCGTTCAAAGTCACCGTTAGCTAACGCCATCTATGACCAGAAAACCGAATTTGGGTAGAAAAATGGTAACCGTAACCCGTAACAACCGATTTCAAGCAATCACAAACACacgttaaaaagaaagaaaaaaaaaaaaaaatttaccactTTCAAGTGTAACGCTACAAGCTACAAACGTGTGAGCATGCACTTACACGACAGAGCAGCAATATCGTCCGTTCTCCcggaaaatattttgttcatCGAATGGAATTCTCAAATCGAATACTTTACGTACAGGTTGGTATATAATAAAGCACCATTGAATCGGTTGTTTAATTTTACGTAACACTAAAACCACCCTTGTCTCCTGTCAAACGCGTTAGCGATGATCTGAAAATACATTCGTGGGATGGCTCCGCCAAGGACAGTTCAGCCAAGACGATCACGTTGAATAAAGGCATTCACATTTTGGATATAGACTGTATGAATATCAGTCAGCAGAGCATCGACCAACGCAAAAGATCGAGCGAAATGTTTGCCGTTGGAACATCAGATGGTAACAAGCAATTTTCCCCAATTAtttcattaaacaaaaaaattattcgaacGTTTTTCTCCACAGGAAAATGTTACATAATGCACAAGTCGGGCCGAACGGAGAGGGTTATTGATGCTCACAAAGGAGCAGTCATGAATGCCAAATGGAATCACGATGGCACCAGCTTGCTGACATCAGGCGAAGATGGCCAACTCAAGATATGGTCCAGGAGTGGAATGCTGAGGAGTACGCACACACAAGCGGATTCGCCCATCTACTCGGCTGTTTGGTCCCCATTCTCTACCGGTGTTCTCTACTCTTCCGGCAAACTGATGACCATCCAGTCCTTTGCAACCACCAGTAAGGTCAGATAAACATTTAACGTATATCACAACTTGCCAAGAATTtgttgtaattttaaaaactaactCACAATGAAATAACTGTACTAGACTCTGCAGTGGAAAGCCCACGACAGCGTTGTCCTAGTTGTGGCCTGGAGTTCGATATCGAATTTAATCGCTAGCGGTAGTGAAGATTGCCACTTTAAGATTTGGGATCCCGTGGGCCAGCTGTTGTTCAACAGCGACCCTCGACTCCATCCCATCACGTCGATCGCCTGGTCGCCAGACGGAGCCTTTTGCGCTTTCACGACATTTTCATCCGTCTGCGTCTCATCCGCTTACGGGGTATCTAAATCTCTTTGCCTGTTATGCCTTTTAATTACTCGcatgaaatgtttgattgacACACAGAGCGATATCCTCGAGGGCTCTATGGAGGGCGATGGAATTTCGAGCGTCTGTTGGTCACCGGAAGGATCGCAGCTGGTGGTGGGGAATTCGACTGGAAGAATTCAAATATCTCATCTGGTCAAAGGGTGTGTATGTacacaaagtaaaaaataatccaTGCTCCACTATAATCCatcatttttccaattcgaGTTTTTGTTTGAGGgggttttaaaaaacttggCAGATTAATGAATGTTGAATGAAAATCCCATAGGGGGCTGACTTGGGGAAACTATCACGTGACCAAGATGGCTCCCAACACTCTGGAATTGCGTGATCATTTCAACGAGACGGTCGAGCTGCTCGAATTCAGAGACGACGTCCTCCTCTGGTCCTTCAACTACGGCCATTTCCTGGTGGCCAGCCAGACGCATTGCCTCATCCACAAAGAGAACGGCTGGAACAGTCCCATCACCGTCGAATTGCGGGACAAGTGTCCGCAGTTCATCAAACAAacggaaaagtaaaaaacgaatcaaattgaatgaaaCGACATGATTCATTGGCTGTCGTTATCAGATATTTCCTGATCATGGATTGCGGCATCTTATACGTCTTCTCGTACGACGGAGCCCTGCAGGGAACGCCCAGGATCTCCAATCAGCGACTGACGATGCTGACGGCCGATCACGTCACGGCCGCCAAAGAGGTGATAGCCGCCCGTAGTCCCAGCGACGGCAAATCGATCCACTGCTGTCACTACCGCACCGGCAAGCCCGTCTACGGCGACAAGCCGCTGGCCCACAGCGGAGGACAAGTGACCAAGCTGGAACTGGATCCCGGCTCAC
It includes:
- the LOC124343657 gene encoding F-box-like/WD repeat-containing protein TBL1XR1 is translated as MSFSSDEVNFLVYRYLQESGFQHSAYTFGIESHISQSNINGALVPPAALLSIIQKGLQYTEAEISVGDDGSERPMESLSLIDAVMPDVVASRQQQMQNNQKPQVVKTEPPNSNGDEPMHSYPNPNEGREEETGVEIPASKSTVLRGHESEVFICAWNPTTDLLASGSGDSTARIWNMNDNSSSPTQLVLRHCIQKGGTEVPSNKDVTSLDWNCDGTLLATGSYDGYARIWTTDGRLASTLGQHKGPIFALKWNKKGNYILSAGVDKTTIIWDASTGQCTQQFAFHSAPALDVDWQSNVSFASCSTDQCIHVCKLGSDKPTKSFQGHTNEVNAIKWDPQGNLLASCSDDMTLKIWSMKQDTCVHDLQAHNKEIYTIKWSPTGPGTNNPNMNLILASASFDSTVRLWDVERGLCIHTLTKHTEPVYSVAFSPDGKYLASGSFDKCVHIWSTQSGQLLHSYKGTGGIFEVCWNSRGDKVGASASDGSVFVLDLRK
- the LOC124343607 gene encoding intraflagellar transport protein 80 homolog, with the protein product MHLHDRAAISSVLPENILFIEWNSQIEYFTYSDDLKIHSWDGSAKDSSAKTITLNKGIHILDIDCMNISQQSIDQRKRSSEMFAVGTSDGKCYIMHKSGRTERVIDAHKGAVMNAKWNHDGTSLLTSGEDGQLKIWSRSGMLRSTHTQADSPIYSAVWSPFSTGVLYSSGKLMTIQSFATTSKTLQWKAHDSVVLVVAWSSISNLIASGSEDCHFKIWDPVGQLLFNSDPRLHPITSIAWSPDGAFCAFTTFSSVCVSSAYGSDILEGSMEGDGISSVCWSPEGSQLVVGNSTGRIQISHLVKGGLTWGNYHVTKMAPNTLELRDHFNETVELLEFRDDVLLWSFNYGHFLVASQTHCLIHKENGWNSPITVELRDKCPQFIKQTEKYFLIMDCGILYVFSYDGALQGTPRISNQRLTMLTADHVTAAKEVIAARSPSDGKSIHCCHYRTGKPVYGDKPLAHSGGQVTKLELDPGSPSGDQLLAFTDTARDLHLLSLSSGLNRVRSSLKIAGGVTSFAWNCDCSMLVMVREEELCVVPYPPAVPNDPALLEKFTIRQNIREYGKHVTIESFTGHQVTLQRGDGLTFPVYLSPYPSKLQQFVSNGQWDSAQRLCSSIKMEILWVCLAAMAVHYKQLDAAQVAFAALRETDKILYVDAIKKMNNVAMIKAETALLQNGRTEAETILLQAGLPLKAIMLNLQLFQFEKALELAVKHDSNIDVVVAYRRKYLEQFSWTETIPRFIEYAKKVDIDWDAIEEKLMDE